A stretch of the Flavobacteriales bacterium genome encodes the following:
- a CDS encoding cytochrome c yields MKIKAKTILVVTILIISTVLISSNSHAELDGENLFKQNCASCHKTNTKRLVGPGLQGSRERQGNEWVIKWTQNSKELIASGDMYANEVYEQFNKSAMPPQNLKDEEIMAIFDYIDTKAVTPSVKEEIKEEKKETNEGSKEGSLYMMYGIAGLMVVIILGAIFIID; encoded by the coding sequence ATGAAGATTAAGGCAAAAACTATTTTAGTTGTTACTATACTAATAATTAGTACAGTGTTAATTTCGAGCAATTCTCATGCCGAATTAGATGGGGAAAATCTATTCAAGCAAAATTGTGCTTCATGCCATAAAACGAATACCAAAAGATTAGTTGGTCCGGGACTACAGGGTTCAAGAGAAAGACAGGGCAATGAGTGGGTTATTAAATGGACGCAAAACTCAAAGGAACTTATTGCAAGTGGGGATATGTATGCGAATGAAGTTTACGAGCAATTTAACAAATCTGCAATGCCGCCTCAGAATTTAAAAGATGAAGAAATCATGGCAATATTTGATTACATAGATACAAAAGCTGTAACTCCATCTGTGAAAGAAGAAATAAAGGAAGAGAAAAAGGAAACAAATGAAGGGAGTAAAGAGGGAAGTTTGTATATGATGTATGGAATCGCAGGTTTAATGGTTGTGATAATATTAGGAGCAATTTTTATAATAGATTAA